A section of the Paenibacillus odorifer genome encodes:
- a CDS encoding endo-beta-N-acetylglucosaminidase, with protein MKKIGAGFIFLLVMCAALSTTAFAKQPYSSYWFPEQLLQWSPASDPDAAFNRSTVPLQDRFVADGVNAHATKAPKVMALSALNPGTSGVPSQGSSKFEANTFTYWQYVDKLVYWGGSAGEGIIVPPSADTIDAAHKNGVPIIGTVFFPPTVYGGKYEWVKQMLQQNSDGSFPAADKLIQVASHYGFDGWFINQETEGGTPADAQQMKAFLSYLESHKSNSMHIVWYDSMTNEGSISWQNALNDKNAMFLQDNKKQITDNMFLNFWWKDLKSSAEKARSLGRSPYDLYAGIDVEAKGYDTKVNWNLLFPDKDPAVTSLGIYRPDWAFNSAESMEEFFVRENKFWVGPNGNPSNTSSDQAWKGIANDVIESSPVNELPFTTNFNTGSGQKYFVRGKQVRDKGWNNRSLQDILPSWRWIADSKGTPLSPVLDWSDAYYGGSSLKVSGVLNPNNATHLKLYKTDLKIEASTKLSITYKTQNKPSLKVGLAFADHPNQYVFLNVKDKTSPDWTTETLNLTPYKGKRIVALSLYFDSKDAINNYNIQIGQLSIQNANDSIKPLPAVRDLKVTQSDFRNGIYGDARLQWKQLDQQVKQYEIYRVLPDGSEMFIGATPNHVFYVPEIRRIDKETVTVLKVVAINGRYEQGQPSSVKISWPDYPKPIAEFKADRTLVAPGESVNFTDLSTEVTEGWSWTFESGSPAVSTSKNPVVTFAQEGVYSVTLTATNSSGQDTITKKGLITVSKEASAVKNLALGKTATADHACGEKEGAPNAVDGKVTDNSKWCAIGNLPHWLQVDLGAEHQLSTFVIKHAESGGEWSGFNTSDYTIQVSSDGTNWTDVVNVQGNSAAESTDSIALVKARYVKLLILKPTQGADTAARIYEFEVKGL; from the coding sequence ATGAAAAAGATTGGGGCAGGTTTTATATTCTTACTTGTGATGTGCGCAGCCTTATCCACAACTGCGTTCGCGAAACAGCCTTATTCATCCTATTGGTTTCCGGAGCAATTGCTTCAGTGGAGTCCGGCATCCGACCCGGATGCGGCATTTAACCGGAGCACAGTCCCGCTGCAGGACCGTTTTGTAGCAGATGGAGTCAACGCTCATGCAACCAAAGCGCCAAAAGTCATGGCTTTATCAGCACTGAACCCGGGAACAAGCGGAGTTCCATCGCAGGGTTCAAGCAAATTCGAAGCTAACACATTTACCTATTGGCAATATGTTGACAAGCTGGTCTATTGGGGTGGTTCCGCGGGCGAAGGGATCATCGTACCTCCAAGCGCTGATACGATCGACGCAGCTCATAAAAATGGCGTGCCGATTATCGGAACGGTGTTCTTCCCACCAACCGTATATGGCGGGAAGTATGAATGGGTCAAGCAGATGCTTCAGCAGAATAGTGACGGCTCCTTTCCTGCTGCTGACAAGTTGATCCAGGTTGCGAGCCATTACGGATTTGACGGCTGGTTTATTAACCAGGAGACTGAGGGCGGAACACCGGCCGACGCACAGCAAATGAAAGCTTTCCTAAGTTATCTGGAATCACACAAGTCAAATTCTATGCACATCGTATGGTATGATTCCATGACCAATGAGGGCAGTATCAGTTGGCAAAATGCACTTAACGACAAGAATGCGATGTTCCTGCAAGACAATAAAAAGCAAATTACAGACAATATGTTCCTGAACTTTTGGTGGAAGGATCTTAAAAGCTCGGCAGAGAAGGCTAGAAGCTTGGGCAGAAGTCCATATGACTTGTATGCAGGCATCGATGTCGAAGCCAAGGGTTACGATACAAAGGTGAACTGGAATCTGTTGTTTCCGGATAAAGATCCTGCCGTTACTTCCCTTGGTATTTACCGCCCGGATTGGGCTTTTAACAGCGCAGAGAGTATGGAAGAATTCTTCGTACGCGAGAACAAATTCTGGGTGGGTCCAAACGGGAATCCGAGTAACACCTCGAGCGATCAAGCCTGGAAAGGTATCGCAAACGATGTGATCGAATCATCACCAGTAAATGAGCTGCCTTTCACCACTAACTTCAACACGGGAAGCGGACAGAAATATTTTGTACGAGGGAAGCAGGTGCGGGATAAGGGCTGGAACAACCGGAGTCTGCAGGATATTCTTCCCTCCTGGCGCTGGATTGCAGACAGCAAAGGTACCCCGCTTTCACCAGTGCTCGATTGGTCCGATGCCTATTACGGCGGCAGTTCGCTGAAGGTATCAGGCGTGCTGAACCCTAACAATGCGACACATCTGAAGCTCTACAAGACCGACCTTAAGATCGAAGCAAGCACAAAGCTGTCTATTACGTACAAAACACAAAATAAGCCAAGCCTGAAGGTTGGTCTCGCTTTCGCAGACCATCCCAACCAATATGTCTTCCTTAACGTGAAGGATAAGACATCGCCAGACTGGACTACTGAAACATTGAATTTGACCCCATACAAAGGGAAACGGATCGTAGCGTTGTCACTGTATTTTGACTCTAAGGATGCGATTAATAATTACAACATTCAAATTGGCCAGCTCTCTATTCAAAATGCTAATGACTCGATCAAACCATTGCCCGCGGTTCGCGATCTTAAGGTCACTCAATCCGATTTCCGCAATGGTATTTATGGAGACGCCCGATTACAGTGGAAACAGCTTGACCAGCAGGTCAAACAATACGAAATCTATCGTGTACTGCCAGATGGTAGTGAAATGTTCATAGGTGCAACACCAAATCATGTGTTTTACGTTCCTGAGATACGAAGAATAGACAAAGAAACGGTCACAGTATTGAAGGTTGTTGCCATCAATGGAAGATACGAGCAAGGTCAACCCTCTAGCGTGAAGATCAGCTGGCCGGATTATCCAAAGCCGATTGCGGAGTTCAAGGCTGATCGAACCCTAGTGGCTCCAGGCGAGAGCGTAAACTTCACCGACCTGTCGACTGAAGTGACAGAAGGATGGTCATGGACCTTCGAAAGCGGAAGCCCGGCGGTCAGCACATCGAAGAACCCAGTTGTGACATTCGCTCAGGAGGGCGTTTATAGCGTGACGCTAACTGCAACCAACAGCTCGGGCCAAGACACAATTACGAAAAAAGGGCTCATCACAGTGAGCAAGGAAGCTAGCGCAGTGAAAAATCTGGCACTTGGTAAAACTGCAACAGCCGATCATGCCTGCGGGGAAAAGGAAGGGGCACCTAACGCCGTAGATGGTAAAGTGACGGATAACAGTAAATGGTGCGCAATTGGCAATCTGCCCCATTGGCTTCAGGTTGACCTCGGCGCCGAACATCAACTCAGCACTTTTGTCATCAAGCATGCTGAGAGCGGAGGAGAGTGGTCCGGTTTTAATACCAGTGATTATACGATTCAGGTCAGCAGCGACGGAACGAACTGGACGGATGTTGTCAACGTCCAAGGAAACTCGGCTGCCGAGTCGACTGATTCAATTGCGTTAGTAAAAGCCCGCTATGTAAAATTATTGATTCTCAAACCTACGCAGGGAGCCGATACAGCAGCGCGGATCTATGAGTTTGAAGTGAAGGGATTATAA
- a CDS encoding phosphotransferase family protein — MVYEKPELTMSEIEKVLWNHLGQGAAEITPMSGGNISNVFSFILEGKDYVVKFSDLERAYETEQFVSNLLLDQGIPFPKCLGLGRTNQLTYLIMERMEGRNLSDCSAKEQTRLMPGIIGILTRMAETDIGGTNGYGWIGPDGNGSYSSWKDFVIAVNAEDQTGTFWENWHELFRTSCLERDVYEEIYSRLMTYVPYNESNRSFIHGDFQQWNILSNGTRITSIIDGNCMYGDSLIDLAILDKHMPWCNVINAYQNYQEKARIVTPNFEERLIGAYYFKGLDGLRFYAKMGWTDAYQDTRHFLLNLKA, encoded by the coding sequence ATGGTTTACGAAAAACCGGAATTGACCATGAGTGAAATTGAAAAAGTACTGTGGAATCATCTTGGACAGGGAGCAGCTGAGATTACACCGATGTCTGGCGGCAATATTAGCAACGTGTTTTCTTTTATTCTCGAAGGAAAAGACTATGTTGTTAAATTCAGCGATTTGGAACGAGCATATGAGACCGAACAATTTGTATCCAATTTGCTACTCGACCAAGGTATCCCTTTCCCAAAATGTTTGGGGTTAGGGAGGACTAATCAGTTAACCTATTTGATCATGGAGCGAATGGAAGGTCGCAATCTATCCGATTGTTCAGCAAAGGAACAAACCCGGCTGATGCCTGGAATTATCGGCATTTTAACAAGAATGGCCGAAACGGATATTGGGGGAACTAACGGGTATGGTTGGATCGGGCCTGACGGCAATGGCTCCTATTCATCTTGGAAAGACTTCGTCATTGCTGTAAATGCGGAAGATCAGACGGGGACATTCTGGGAGAATTGGCATGAACTCTTCCGCACGTCTTGCTTGGAAAGAGACGTATACGAAGAAATCTATAGTCGTTTGATGACCTACGTACCCTATAATGAATCTAATAGAAGCTTTATACACGGAGATTTTCAACAGTGGAATATTTTGTCCAACGGAACAAGGATAACCAGCATTATTGATGGAAATTGCATGTATGGCGATTCTCTCATAGACCTTGCGATTCTCGACAAGCATATGCCTTGGTGTAATGTCATTAACGCGTATCAAAACTATCAAGAGAAAGCTAGAATAGTGACCCCGAATTTTGAGGAGCGGCTAATCGGTGCCTATTATTTTAAGGGACTCGATGGACTTCGATTCTATGCTAAGATGGGCTGGACAGATGCTTATCAGGACACACGGCATTTTCTTTTAAACCTGAAAGCGTAA
- a CDS encoding ArsR/SmtB family transcription factor, whose amino-acid sequence MIKANGEAKFMALYEALASEVRWRIMSLIADNEMNVKEIAAKLELSPSIVTMHIRKLEQAGLIGSHRVRLNGGTHKMCFLKQKRVEIELPTATQTPRIREQTISVGHYTSFDVQPTCGLGTQEKEIGVWDDPRYFLDPERVNAGILWFGRGYVEYKTPNYLLPGQMPDAIEISMEIASEAPGLRDHWPSDIEFFFNGVKLGTWTSPADFGRAARGIYTPDWWHRNVNQYGLLKTIRIDTSGTFIDEERMSDITVADILLREQFWTLRFAVDEKAVNVGGLTLYGAGFGNHDQDILIRVYLGTMT is encoded by the coding sequence ATGATCAAAGCAAACGGTGAAGCAAAATTCATGGCGTTGTATGAAGCGCTGGCAAGCGAAGTCAGATGGAGGATTATGAGCCTCATTGCAGATAATGAAATGAATGTGAAGGAGATCGCGGCTAAGTTAGAGCTTAGCCCTTCCATAGTTACTATGCATATCCGAAAGCTCGAACAAGCTGGACTTATAGGAAGCCACAGGGTACGCCTAAACGGAGGAACGCACAAAATGTGCTTCCTTAAACAAAAAAGAGTTGAGATCGAACTCCCCACTGCCACTCAAACCCCGAGGATCAGAGAGCAGACCATTTCAGTCGGTCATTATACTTCGTTTGATGTTCAGCCTACATGTGGTCTTGGGACACAAGAGAAAGAAATTGGGGTTTGGGACGATCCCCGCTATTTTCTGGATCCCGAGCGGGTCAACGCCGGCATTTTGTGGTTTGGGAGAGGTTACGTAGAGTACAAAACGCCTAACTACTTACTTCCCGGTCAAATGCCCGACGCCATCGAGATTTCAATGGAAATTGCTTCTGAAGCCCCGGGCTTGAGAGATCATTGGCCTTCGGATATTGAGTTCTTTTTTAACGGTGTGAAGCTTGGAACTTGGACCAGTCCGGCAGACTTTGGAAGAGCGGCACGAGGCATATATACTCCGGATTGGTGGCATCGGAATGTAAATCAATACGGGTTATTGAAGACGATCCGCATTGATACTTCGGGCACATTTATTGATGAAGAAAGGATGTCGGACATTACTGTCGCAGATATTTTGCTACGGGAACAATTCTGGACGCTTCGTTTCGCAGTTGACGAGAAGGCTGTTAATGTTGGTGGTTTGACACTTTATGGGGCTGGATTCGGTAATCATGACCAAGATATTTTAATTCGTGTGTACCTAGGAACGATGACCTAA
- a CDS encoding phosphotransferase enzyme family protein gives MELYGLEGYEIRLINAHEGGRNVAYNCDKADSEAKIIRIAFLSDRSREDILGEVEYIRYLYEHGGSVSNVVNSQKGNLLETITLNNHTFFVCLFVKAKGGMLVENNYQYREGVPITEYYYNCGKVLGKMHQLSKGYTPVHSRYDFFDKYNADYIDKLIPDSLSLLKEKLVDLLTTLEGMDRHHESFGMVHFDYCDGNYMIDFNTGQITVFDFDNSCFCWYMYDLANLWTLGVGWIQFEQDTDKRKKFMDDYFKTVLGGYRSETRIEDSMLDTLPLFIQVTLMENIVDAFEVMRNNGEEPECDEELSYRIKCLEDDIPYVGFFHEIYSCDEPFEYEERDI, from the coding sequence ATGGAATTGTACGGATTGGAAGGTTATGAAATCAGGCTTATCAATGCACATGAAGGAGGACGGAATGTTGCATATAACTGTGATAAAGCTGATTCTGAAGCAAAAATAATCAGAATTGCCTTCTTAAGCGACAGAAGCCGAGAAGATATTCTGGGTGAAGTGGAATATATCAGGTACTTGTACGAGCATGGCGGCAGTGTTTCGAATGTGGTTAACTCCCAGAAGGGGAATCTGCTGGAAACGATAACTCTTAATAATCATACCTTTTTTGTCTGCTTGTTTGTAAAGGCCAAGGGGGGTATGCTCGTGGAAAATAATTATCAGTATCGGGAAGGCGTTCCTATTACGGAATACTATTATAACTGCGGTAAAGTCCTTGGAAAAATGCATCAATTATCGAAGGGATATACGCCTGTCCATTCTCGGTATGATTTTTTTGATAAATACAATGCCGATTATATAGATAAGCTAATACCTGACTCGTTATCTCTGTTGAAGGAGAAGCTGGTAGATCTCCTTACAACGTTAGAAGGGATGGACAGGCATCACGAGTCTTTTGGGATGGTCCATTTTGATTACTGCGATGGGAATTATATGATCGATTTTAATACAGGGCAAATAACTGTGTTTGATTTCGATAACTCCTGTTTTTGTTGGTATATGTATGACCTGGCAAATCTCTGGACACTTGGAGTGGGCTGGATACAATTTGAACAAGATACTGATAAACGCAAAAAGTTTATGGATGATTATTTTAAAACAGTCCTTGGTGGCTACAGATCCGAGACCAGGATCGAAGATTCGATGTTAGATACATTGCCATTATTTATCCAAGTAACCCTCATGGAAAACATCGTTGATGCATTCGAGGTAATGCGGAACAATGGTGAAGAGCCGGAATGCGATGAAGAGCTGTCATATCGTATAAAATGTCTAGAAGACGATATCCCATATGTAGGGTTTTTCCATGAAATTTACTCATGTGATGAACCCTTTGAGTATGAGGAACGAGATATTTAG